In Rickettsia endosymbiont of Gonocerus acuteangulatus, the following are encoded in one genomic region:
- the hemH gene encoding ferrochelatase, which produces MNINKKKIAIVLFNLGGPDSLKSVKPFLFNLFYDKAIINLPNPLRYIIAKLISTTREKKSQKIYSLIGGKSPLLEETEKQKLALAENLKQATNEDFNIFINMRYAPPQIEETIEKIKEYNPTEVILLPLYPQFSITTTGSSVKNFLNNFDLNIPVKVVCCYPVEENFVKAHVALIKEKIFDKNSRVLFSAHGLPKKIIDAGDPYSFQVEETVKAVVKELNIKDLDYKVTYQSRVGPVEWLKPNTEDEIEIAGKQNKNIIIVPIAFVSEHVETLVELDIEYKLIADKYKIKYNRPPTLSINKIFIKSLTSTLLKFINKKEGDFLVASSNSERICPDKFSKCLCFTSFPPTQESSK; this is translated from the coding sequence ATGAATATAAATAAAAAGAAAATAGCAATAGTACTTTTCAATTTGGGTGGTCCAGATAGTCTTAAATCAGTGAAGCCATTCCTATTTAATTTGTTTTATGATAAAGCTATTATTAATCTACCTAACCCGTTACGTTATATTATTGCTAAATTAATATCTACAACGAGAGAAAAGAAATCTCAAAAAATATATTCTCTAATAGGGGGTAAATCGCCTTTACTTGAAGAAACAGAAAAACAAAAATTAGCATTGGCAGAAAATTTAAAACAAGCTACCAATGAAGATTTTAATATTTTTATAAATATGCGTTATGCCCCGCCGCAAATAGAAGAAACAATTGAGAAAATAAAGGAATATAATCCTACAGAGGTGATATTATTACCTTTATACCCTCAATTCTCAATAACAACAACTGGTTCATCGGTAAAGAATTTTTTAAATAACTTTGATCTTAATATACCGGTTAAAGTTGTTTGTTGTTATCCAGTAGAAGAAAATTTTGTAAAGGCTCATGTTGCTTTAATAAAAGAAAAGATATTTGATAAAAACTCTAGAGTATTATTTTCAGCTCATGGTTTGCCTAAAAAAATAATAGATGCAGGAGATCCTTATAGTTTTCAGGTAGAAGAAACAGTAAAAGCAGTAGTTAAAGAGTTAAATATAAAAGATTTAGATTATAAAGTAACTTATCAAAGTAGAGTAGGACCTGTAGAATGGTTAAAGCCAAATACAGAAGATGAAATAGAAATAGCAGGGAAGCAAAATAAAAATATAATAATTGTGCCTATAGCTTTCGTTTCTGAACATGTAGAAACACTAGTTGAGCTTGATATTGAATATAAATTAATTGCAGACAAGTATAAAATAAAATATAATAGACCCCCAACGCTTAGCATAAACAAAATTTTTATTAAAAGTTTGACAAGTACTTTATTAAAATTTATTAATAAAAAAGAGGGTGATTTTTTAGTAGCTAGTAGTAATAGTGAAAGAATATGTCCTGATAAATTTAGTAAATGTTTGTGCTTTACCTCATTCCCGCCTACGCAGGAATCCAGTAAATAA
- the hemJ gene encoding protoporphyrinogen oxidase HemJ: MANYYLWFKSIHLISAICWMVGLLYLPRIYVYHTKVKVGSETDKTFQIMELKLLRFIMNPAMISTFIFGLINAYIYGFAALDAWFHVKMFAVLILVIFHGLLARWRKDFAIGKNVHSEKFYRIVNEIPTICMIVAVIMVIVKPFD, encoded by the coding sequence ATGGCAAATTACTACCTATGGTTTAAATCAATTCATCTAATTTCTGCAATATGCTGGATGGTTGGATTATTATATTTACCAAGAATATATGTTTACCATACTAAGGTCAAAGTAGGTAGTGAAACAGATAAAACTTTCCAAATAATGGAATTAAAGCTTCTTAGGTTCATCATGAATCCCGCAATGATTAGCACCTTTATATTTGGTTTAATAAACGCTTATATTTATGGATTTGCTGCCCTTGATGCTTGGTTTCACGTTAAGATGTTTGCTGTATTAATTTTAGTAATATTTCATGGTTTACTTGCAAGATGGCGAAAAGATTTTGCCATTGGCAAAAACGTTCACTCTGAAAAATTTTATCGCATTGTCAACGAAATCCCTACCATTTGCATGATTGTTGCGGTAATTATGGTTATAGTAAAACCTTTTGACTGA
- a CDS encoding nucleoside deaminase, whose protein sequence is MNFDNFFMQEALKQAELAFSKNEVPVGAVIVDRENQKIIAKSYNNTEEKNNALYHAEIIAINEACKIISSKNLSNYDIYVTLEPCAMCAAAIAHSRLRRLFYGASDSKHGAVESNLRYFNSKACFHQPEIYSGIFAEDSALLMKEFFKKIRD, encoded by the coding sequence ATGAATTTTGATAATTTTTTCATGCAAGAAGCTTTAAAACAAGCAGAACTTGCTTTTAGCAAAAATGAAGTACCAGTCGGAGCAGTTATTGTAGATAGAGAAAATCAGAAAATTATAGCTAAAAGTTATAACAATACTGAAGAAAAAAATAATGCTCTTTATCATGCTGAAATTATTGCAATTAATGAAGCATGTAAAATTATATCTTCTAAAAATTTAAGCAATTACGATATATACGTTACTTTAGAGCCTTGTGCCATGTGTGCGGCAGCTATCGCTCATAGCAGACTAAGACGCTTATTTTATGGTGCTTCTGATTCAAAACATGGAGCAGTTGAGAGTAATTTGAGATATTTTAATAGTAAAGCTTGCTTCCACCAACCGGAAATATATAGCGGAATTTTTGCTGAAGATTCTGCCTTATTAATGAAAGAATTTTTTAAAAAGATAAGAGACTAA